In Leisingera sp. NJS204, the following are encoded in one genomic region:
- a CDS encoding putative bifunctional diguanylate cyclase/phosphodiesterase — protein MTNTGSGLLARLRQTLAPALFGPPVLAFLPALTLATYWLGGETALLSVALGLPVLIAVAGGFSKLGGGGGLPRDSVTGMMLRDGFEHETARIYDECAETDLRSAVFILELDDYKEMADRHGLEAGDRIVQHCGTQIASVLRQHDTIARIGDSRFAICLAPTLQLDLELCIQLAGRMQTAAEEPVPLDGTNIYVTCSIGFCQRNRAPGKTGSDWTGAAVTALAEAQSNGPGGIRAFSVDMSGRGGTRSNLREEAASALESGQIQAWFQPQICTDTGRVSGFEALARWSHPVLGLIPPSTFLPALEEAGLMDRLSQVMLYNSLVAIKAWDAAGVQVPCVGVNFATQELRNPGLAGRIKWELERFELPPSRLCVEILETVMTDQPDDVITRNILALSEMGCHIDLDDFGTGHASIAAVRRFSISRIKIDRSFVMKADQDPEQQKLISAILTMAERLELETLAEGVETAGEHALLAQLGCGHVQGFGIGRPMPFDQTLDWITSHEAKLQDTPAIGRQTP, from the coding sequence ATGACAAACACAGGATCAGGTCTCCTGGCACGGCTCCGGCAAACCCTTGCCCCGGCACTTTTCGGGCCACCTGTGCTCGCTTTCCTGCCTGCCCTGACCCTGGCCACCTATTGGCTCGGCGGCGAAACCGCATTGCTTTCGGTGGCACTTGGCCTGCCGGTGCTGATTGCCGTCGCCGGCGGGTTCAGCAAACTGGGCGGCGGCGGCGGCCTGCCGCGCGACAGTGTCACCGGCATGATGCTGCGCGACGGGTTCGAGCATGAGACCGCGCGCATCTATGACGAATGCGCGGAAACGGATCTGCGCTCCGCGGTCTTCATCCTGGAACTGGACGATTACAAAGAAATGGCGGACCGGCACGGGCTTGAGGCCGGCGACCGTATCGTTCAGCACTGCGGCACGCAGATCGCCTCGGTCCTGCGCCAGCACGATACAATTGCCCGGATCGGCGACAGCCGCTTTGCCATCTGCCTGGCCCCGACCCTGCAGCTGGATCTGGAATTGTGCATCCAGCTGGCCGGCCGGATGCAGACCGCCGCCGAGGAACCTGTGCCGCTGGATGGCACCAACATCTACGTGACCTGCTCCATCGGCTTTTGCCAGCGCAACCGGGCTCCGGGTAAGACCGGGTCCGACTGGACCGGCGCCGCCGTGACTGCCCTGGCCGAGGCGCAAAGCAATGGCCCGGGCGGCATCCGCGCCTTTTCGGTGGATATGTCCGGGCGCGGCGGGACCCGTTCCAACCTGCGCGAAGAGGCTGCTTCGGCCCTTGAATCCGGTCAGATTCAGGCTTGGTTCCAGCCGCAGATCTGCACCGACACCGGCCGGGTTTCCGGGTTCGAGGCACTGGCCCGCTGGTCGCACCCGGTGCTGGGGCTGATCCCGCCCTCGACTTTCCTGCCCGCACTGGAGGAAGCCGGGCTGATGGACCGGCTGAGCCAGGTGATGCTTTACAATTCCCTGGTGGCGATCAAGGCCTGGGATGCCGCCGGCGTCCAGGTGCCTTGTGTCGGGGTGAACTTTGCCACTCAGGAACTGCGCAATCCCGGTCTTGCAGGGCGCATCAAATGGGAGCTTGAACGATTTGAGCTGCCGCCCAGCCGCTTGTGTGTGGAGATCCTGGAAACCGTGATGACCGATCAGCCCGACGATGTGATCACCCGCAACATCCTCGCCCTCAGCGAAATGGGCTGCCACATCGATCTGGATGATTTCGGCACCGGCCATGCCTCCATCGCCGCGGTGCGCCGCTTCAGCATCTCCCGCATCAAGATCGACCGCTCCTTTGTGATGAAAGCGGATCAGGATCCGGAACAGCAGAAACTGATCTCCGCGATCCTTACCATGGCCGAACGGCTGGAGCTGGAAACCCTGGCCGAAGGGGTCGAAACCGCAGGCGAACACGCACTGCTGGCGCAGCTGGGCTGCGGCCATGTGCAGGGCTTCGGCATCGGCCGCCCGATGCCGTTCGACCAGACGCTGGACTGGATCACGTCCCATGAAGCCAAATTGCAGGACACGCCCGCGATCGGCCGCCAGACCCCCTGA